The segment CCGGTGCTCGCGGGTGGCTGCCGGTGCTCGTGGGTGGTTTGGGCTGCGTCGGCGCGGGCAAGTCTTTGACTGAGTCAAGGATTCGAGGAGGCGGCCGGCGTGGTGATTCAGGAAATGCGCGCGTTCAACCGGTTCTACACCAATCTCATCGGCGCCCTGGACTACGGCAGACACCTCTACACGCCGTACACCCTCACCGAGTCCCGGGTGCTGTACGAGCTGGCGCACAGCCCGCGGACGGACGCGGCGGACCTGCGGGGCGAGCTGTCGCTGGACGCCGGGTATCTGAGTCGGCTGCTGGGGAAGTTCGAGCGGGACGGGCTTGTGGAGCGGACCCCGTCCGAGGAGGACGGCCGGCGGCAGCGGATCACCCTGACCGGGCAGGGCCGCCGGGCCGCGACGCTGCTGGACGAGCGGTCGCGGGAGGCCGTGGGGACCTTGGTCTCGCGGGTGCCCGCCGGGGAGCGCGAGCGGCTCGTCGGGGCGCTGCGGACGGTTCGCGAGACTCTGGAGCACGCCCGTCCCGCCGGGGCCGGGGAGCCCGTGCTGAGGGAGCCCGGGCCGGGTGATCTGGGCTGGACGGTGGCCCGCCACGGCGCGTTGTACGCGGCGGAGTACGGCTGGAACAGCGAGTTCGAGGGCCATGTCGCCCGGATCGTCGCCGATTTCGCCGGCGGCCACGACGCCCGCCGGGAGCGGGCGTGGATCGCCGAGCTGGACGGCCGCCCCGCCGGTTCGGTGATGTGTGTACGGGACGAGGCGCCGGACACCGCCCGGCTGCGGGTGCTGCTCGTCGAGCCGGCGGCGCGCGGTCGCGGTATCGGGGAGCTACTGGTCCGCGCGGTGGTCGA is part of the Streptomyces qinzhouensis genome and harbors:
- a CDS encoding bifunctional helix-turn-helix transcriptional regulator/GNAT family N-acetyltransferase — translated: MVIQEMRAFNRFYTNLIGALDYGRHLYTPYTLTESRVLYELAHSPRTDAADLRGELSLDAGYLSRLLGKFERDGLVERTPSEEDGRRQRITLTGQGRRAATLLDERSREAVGTLVSRVPAGERERLVGALRTVRETLEHARPAGAGEPVLREPGPGDLGWTVARHGALYAAEYGWNSEFEGHVARIVADFAGGHDARRERAWIAELDGRPAGSVMCVRDEAPDTARLRVLLVEPAARGRGIGELLVRAVVDFAREAGYRDLVLWTNDVLTGARRIYERSGFVLVSEEPHHSFGADLVGQNWRLPLRDPGAVPG